The nucleotide sequence GGCATCTACTTTTTAGTATTCCTTGGCGGTATTGTACGATCCTTTCTCGGGCCTACCATCTTTTCGCTGATTGCCCTGATCGTTCCCAAAAAAATATATCCCAACGCGGCCACATGGAGCAGTACTACTTGGCAATTGGCATCGGTTTTAGGTCCTGCCCTGGCCGGGTTCTCCATAAGCTGGATAGGGGTTCACTGGTCTATGTGCCTGATATTCGGTTTTTCGGTCATGGCCCTCATAGCCCTCTTCCAGATTTCAAAAAAACCCATTCTCAACCCTAAAATTGGAGAGCCCGTATTTCAAAGCCTGCGCGAAGGGCTTCGCTTTGTGTTCAGCACCAAAGCCGTTTTTGGGGCGTTGACCTTAGATATGATCGCCGTACTTTTTGGCGGGGCGGTAGCGCTTCTTCCCATTTTCGCACAAGACATCCTCAACGTTGGCTCCGAAGGTTTTGGGGTACTACGGGCCGCCCCCGCCGTGGGCGCAGCACTCACCATGTTGGGATCTACTCGCTTCCCCCTACATAAGAATGCCGGGAAGAAACTGTTGCTCGCCGTATTCGGTTTTGGTATCTGTATGATTGTCTTCGGCCTTTCTACCTATTTCTGGCTTTCGGTAATAGCCTTGTTCGTGAGTGGCGCCGTAGACGGGGTCTCTATGATCATCCGCCAGACCATATTGCAGCTTAAAACCCCCGATAATATGCGAGGACGCGTAGCATCTGTCAACTCGATGTTCGTAGGTTCGTCTAACGAGCTGGGAGCTTTTGAAAGCGGACTCACCGCAAAACTGATGGGCACGGTAACGGCAGTAGTCTTTGGCGGCGCCATGACCTTGCTGACCGTTGGCGCCACAGCGATAGTTTCGCCTTCCTTTAGAAAACTGGATCTACAAAAGGATATTGATGAGCACGAGGCTAATGCTTGAGTTCGAATTTTTCAAGGCTTAACTCTTCGCCATCGAAAACGGCATAGGTGTAGTAATGGATCCAATCGCCCAGATTGGTATATTTTGAATTTTCGCCCACCTCTATTTCCATGGGCAAGTG is from Zobellia galactanivorans and encodes:
- a CDS encoding MFS transporter; translated protein: MDPYAALRFKEFNIFLLVRFAMVFAWSMQFIVIEWQVYSMTKDPLSLGIIGLMEVIPAVSMALFAGHIVDQTEKRNLLVKCIFGFSVISFGLFMLSWPSLDQKVDTGTILYGIYFLVFLGGIVRSFLGPTIFSLIALIVPKKIYPNAATWSSTTWQLASVLGPALAGFSISWIGVHWSMCLIFGFSVMALIALFQISKKPILNPKIGEPVFQSLREGLRFVFSTKAVFGALTLDMIAVLFGGAVALLPIFAQDILNVGSEGFGVLRAAPAVGAALTMLGSTRFPLHKNAGKKLLLAVFGFGICMIVFGLSTYFWLSVIALFVSGAVDGVSMIIRQTILQLKTPDNMRGRVASVNSMFVGSSNELGAFESGLTAKLMGTVTAVVFGGAMTLLTVGATAIVSPSFRKLDLQKDIDEHEANA